The Colletes latitarsis isolate SP2378_abdomen chromosome 14, iyColLati1, whole genome shotgun sequence genome has a segment encoding these proteins:
- the LOC143350244 gene encoding uncharacterized protein LOC143350244 produces MQQITVGCTQALAALDKKGTPEQQRDWLLAHWAKQKFSPALELEWQKTLNLSTEYPTFEDVRRFIEMHSRALLSMDEKRREAALAPATKPSARSHSRTRETRSASRHVRSHNTVVETDTAAQLRGSRTNAVRQVGPAQKQMCGFCTGPHSLLQCSPFLVLPAKTRIQFVQGRHWCVQCLASTHTVLRCQSPEVCAKCSGKHHFLLHYAQNREDNNTRSVANNSYDNRVERRANAPPRRWARSKPKTKTPASNTTANNASTSHCTALGTGAPRAVVLATAQVRVFEKNGATRSARALLDQGSESSFVSASLVNDLQLMRRRTPATVTGLGGGQAQIIKYSVELSLAEVTAIKPTCGTNAYVVPKITTYRAPSANALDHSAFSGLTLADPDPKDDRNIEILIGADLYAQVIRPGFRRGGKMGPIAQETVFGWIISGPINAAGENEKTVRTLHCAVLESLDYAIRRFWETEEIPSTSLRTKAEEECESFFRKTVTRDATGRFVVRLLLNHPSPDEALGSSFHIALSALTRLHRKLDGDVALRREYSEFLAEYESLGHMTRIEPIDKTRLYIPHRAVIRTESTTTKLRVVYNATSRTVGGRSLNDILHVGPKLQNDITSVLTRWRLHEYVLVADIEKMFRQILVAPQDRRFQCILWRVPETERLEAFELNTVTYGTACAPYLSMRTLLELKEQDGDRFPLAAPILEKDTYVDDVFMGAPDKPLLEKIRTQVCELLQGGGFELRKWAGNSPQLLRNIPQNAHSHAVDLTLFDDTELKVLGLRWIPSGDYFYFNLQRFQPSASPMTKRNLFSEIAKLFDPLGWLSPTGAA; encoded by the exons ATGCAGCAGATCACCGTGGGTTGTACACAGGCGCTCGCTGCCCTCGATAAGAAGGGCACGCCCGAACAGCAACGGGACTGGTTACTCGCGCATTGGGCGAAGCAAAAATTCTCGCCTGCGCTTGAGTTAGAGTGGCAGAAAACGCTCAACCTCTCGACCGAATATCCTACGTTTGAGGACGTACGGAGGTTCATCGAGATGCACTCTCGCGCACTGCTTTCCATGGACGAGAAGCGTCGCGAGGCTGCGCTTGCGCCTGCCACGAAACCGAGCGCACGTAGTCATAGTAGGACTCGGGAAACGAGATCTGCCTCGAGacacgtgcgcagccataaCACCGTTGTGGAAACCGACACGGCTGCACAGCTGCGGGGTTCAAGGACCAACGCCGTGAGGCAGGTTGGCCCTGCGCAAAAGCAAATGTGCGGGTTCTGTACCGGACCGCACAGCTTATTGCAGTGTAGCCCGTTTTTGGTTCTGCCGGCAAAAACACGTATCCAATTTGTGCAGGGTCGCCATTGGTGTGTACAATGCCTGGCCTCCACCCACACAGTGCTACGGTGCCAAAGCCCCGAAGTATGCGCGAAGTGCAGTGGCAAGCACCATTTCCTGCTGCATTACGCGCAAAACCGGGAAGACAATAATACGAGGTCGGTTGCAAATAATTCGTACGATAATCGCGTGGAGAGGCGTGCGAACGCTCCTCCACGTAGATGGGCCAGGTCGAAGCCGAAAACGAAAACTCCGGCTTCAAATACTACCGCAAATAATGCCTCGACAtcgcactgtaccgcgctcggtacaGGAGCACCGAGGGCGGTGGTATTGGCCACGGCACAAGTACGAGTGTTCGAAAAGAACGGTGCAACGCGAAGCGCGCGTGCACTGCTGGACCAGGGCTCGGAATCGTCTTTCGTGTCCGCCAGCTTAGTCAACGACCTCCAACTAATGCGCAGACGAACTCCAGCCACGGTAACGGGTTTGGGGGGCGGTCAGGCGCAAATTATAAAATACAGCGTCGAGTTGAGTCTCGCTGAGGTAACAGCCATCAAACCGACATGTGGTACAAACGCGTACGTCGTGCCAAAAATCACGACCTACCGTGCACCGTCGGCGAACGCGCTTGATCACAGCGCGTTCAGTGGCTTAACGCTGGCTGACCCGGACCCCAAGGACGATCGGAATATTGAAATTCTAATTGGGGCGGACCTGTATGCACAGGTAATCCGACCGGGATTCCGACGCGGAGGAAAAATGGGTcccatcgcccaagaaactgtgTTTGGCTGGATCATATCCGGCCCGATAAACGCAGCGGGTGAAAACGAGAAAACCGTACGGACGCTGCATTGCGCCGTCCTCGAATCGCTTGATTACGCGATTCGGCGGTTCTGGGAGACCGAGGAAATTCCCTCGACCTCGCTGCggaccaaggcggaggaggagtgtgaatcattcttccgaaaaaccgtcACGCGGGACGCAACGGGACGTTTTGTAGTCCGGTTACTTTTGAATCACCCGAgcccggacgaagcgttaggaagtTCCTTCCACATAGCGCTCTCCGCTCTCACAAGGTTGCATAGGAAACTGGACGGCGACGTGGCCCTCAGAAGGGAATACTCGGAGTTTCTCGCGGAGTATGAGTCCTTAggtcatatgactcgaatcGAGCCCATTGACAAAACTAGGCTCTATATCCCGCACAGAGCGGTCATTCGCACCGAAAGTACGACAACCAAACTGCGGGTCGTATATAACGCGACCAGCAGAACGGTTGGAGGCCGCTCtctaaacgacatcctacacgtaggtccaaaattgcagaacgacattACCTCGGTTCTAACGAGGTGGCGTTTgcatgaatacgtgttggtggctgacattgagaagATGTTTCGACAAATTCTAGTTGCCCCACAGGATCGTCGTTTCCAATGCATCTTATGGCGCGTGCCCGAAACCGAACGGCTAGAAGCGTTCGAGTTAAATACCGTTACATACGGAACCGCGTGCGCCCCGTACTTATCGATGCGAACCCTTCTCGAACTGAAGGAGCAGGATGGAGATAGATTTCCTCTCGCCGCTCCTATTCTCGAGAAGGATACATACGTCGATGACGTATTCATGGGAGCGCCCGACAAACCCTTGCTGGAAAAAATTCGCACTCAAGTGTGCGAGCTCCTGCAAGGAGGTGGGTTCGAGTTGAGAAAGTGGGCCGGAAACTCGCCACAATTGCTGCGAAACATCCCCCAaaacgctcactcccacgccgtagacCTCACATTGTTCGACGATACCGAACTAAAGGTGCTCGGTTTACGATGGATACCATCTggagattatttttattttaatctgcaacggtttcaaccATCTGCGTCACCgatgacaaaaagaaatttgttctcgGAGATTGCCAAGCTGTTCgacccgctcggctggttatcacca ACTGGAGCAGCTTga